Below is a genomic region from Sinobacterium norvegicum.
GCATTTACGGTGTATTTATGAGCCAGCAAGATTGGGATTATAGTGTCGACGTTTTAATTATCGGCTCTGGTAACGGCGCGATGACAACAGCGCTGTGCAGTCATTTCAATGGAATAACCGACGTACTACTGGTTGAGAAAGCCGATAAATTTGGCGGTACCAGCGCCCTATCTGGCGGTGGTATTTGGGTGCCCAATAACCGCTACGCCAAAGAGGCCGGAGCCGAGGACAGTATTGCCGATGCCAAGGCCTATCTGACTGAGACCATTCCCGACAATATACGCCGCGATGATATGATCGACGTCTATCTCGAAAACGCGCCAAAAATGGTCGATTTACTGCATAACAACACCCAAATTCGTTATGACAGTCTGGCCAAATACCCCGATTATTACTCCAACGCCGAGGGCGCACGTAACGGTCACCGTTCTTTGGAGCCAACCCCATTTAATGTCGATGCCATGGAAGCTGACCTCGACGACATGCTACCCGGTACCATTTGTATGTTTGACCGCATCCACATGTCACAGCAGGATGCACAGATTTTATCGAACAACTCGCCGGGCTGGCGCCAACTGGCCTTTAAAAAAATATTTAAACACTTCACCGACATCCGTTGGCTGCTCAAACATCGCCGCGGTCGCGAAGTTGCCTGCGGTGTCGGCGGTATTGCCCAGCTGTATATCGCGCTAAAAGAACGCGACATCCCGCTTTGGCTGAACTCACCAATGACCGAATTAATCCGCGATGATCACGGCAAGGTTGTCGGTGCCATCGTTGAGAAAGAAGGCAAGCCAATGCGAGTACAAGCGCGAAGAGGCTTGGTGCTTGCCTGTGGCGGTTTCGAACACAATCAGCAGATGCGCGAGCAATACCTGCCCTCGCCGACGAATACTCACTGGAGCGCAGGCACCACCAGTAACACCGGCGATGGTATCAACGCCGGTATGGCCGTTGGCGCCCAGACCTCTCTGATGGATAACGCCTGGTGGTGTACCACCATGCATATTCCTCGCGTTCCCTACCCGTTCTTGAGTATTGTTACCAAGGCCCAACCCGGTACTATTGTGGTCAACAAGGCAGGCAAGCGCTTCAGCAACGAATCACAAAACTATATGGCTTTTTTGAAAGAGTTGTTTCAGCAGCACAGTGATGACAATCCCTGCGCCCCCTGCTACATGATTTTCGACAGCAACTTCAAAAAGACCTATGGCGCCTACCCCTTAATGGGTCCCAAGTGGTCTATCCCCAAGGATTACTTCAGCGAGGGATTGGTGGCCTGTGGCGATACTATTGAAGAACTCGCCGCCAACGCCAAGCTCGACGTTAAGACCGTGTGTCAAACCGTCAGCGATTTCAATGGCTATGCCAAGACCGGTAAAGACCTCGATTTTAAACGGGGCGATTATGCCTACGACCGCTACTACGGCGACCCTGCAAACAAACCCAACCCGTGTTTGGGAGAGATTGCTAAACCACCGTTTTACTGCCTTACCCTGCAGGCCGGAGACTTTGGCACCCAGGGCGGCTTAACCACCAATACCGATGCTCAGGTGCTGGATCAGCAAGGACAGGCCATCGGTGGCTTATATGCCACCGGTAATTGCTCCGCGGCCATTCTCCCCACCTACCCCGGTCCTGGATCTACACTGGGCCCGGCCATGACCTTCGGGTATTTAGCCGCAGAACATATTGCCGCAGCGGCCAACAGCGATACCGGTAATACCGAGGCGACTATACCGCAGAGCGCCTAATAGCGTAGCGGGCAAGCTCAAAATCAAGGCAAAAAAAACGCATCGATAACGATGCGTTTTTTTATCCAGCCCAGTTAATCCAAGCCAATACAGTGGTACTTCACATCGTAAAAATCTTCGATGCCTTGATGACCACCCTCCCGACCAATACCCGATTGTTTAACGCCACCAAAGGGCGCCACCTCACTGGAGAAAACACCGGTATTCGCTATTACCATACCGTATTCCAACTCTTCTGCCAGGCGGAATACCCGGCCGACGTTGGCGGTAAAATAGTAGGCCGCCAGACCGTATTCGGTGTCGTTAGCCCGCTCAATGACTTCATCGTCACTGGTAAAAGTCTGTACCGCTGCAATCGGCCCGAAAATTTCTTCCCGCCCTAGATGCATGGTATCGGTGACACCGGTCATCAGCGTTGGCTGATAGAAACACTGGCCTAACGCATGACGCTGGCCACCGGTAACCACTGTCGCGCCATTGGCGACACCATCGGCGATCAAGCGGTCCATATTGGCCACCGCCTTGTCACTGTACAGCGGCCCCATCAACACCTCGTCGGTGCCACTGCCAACCGTCAAGGCCTCGATTTGCTGCTGCAGTTTGGTCGTGAAGATATCGGCTATGCTGTGATGGACAAAAATGCGGTTGGTGCAGACACAGGTTTGGCCGGCATTTCTGAACTTTGTCGCGATACAACCGGCAACAGCCTGATCAATATCGGCATCGTCAAAGACAATAAACGGCGCGTTGCCACCAAGCTCCATCGATACTTTCTTGACCGTCGACGCACACTGCGCCATCAATAGCTTGCCCACCCGTGTCGAGCCGGTAAAGGTAAACTTAGCGACGGCGGGGTCGGTGGTTAGCTCGACACCCAGTGCCTCGCTGTCGGTGCCAACAACAACGTTAATAGCACCCGCGGGGATTCCGGCACGCTCGGCCAGCACACACAGAGCCAGAGCCGACAAGGGCGTTTCTGCCGCCGGTTTAATTACCACGGTACAGCCAGCTGCAAGCGCCGGGGCAGCCTTGCGAGTAATCATCGCCGAGGGGAAATTCCACGGTGTGACACAGCCGACAACCCCCACGGGTGTTTTTATGGTTTGCATGCGACGGCTGTTATCGCCAGTCGGGATGGTATCGCCATAATCGCGCTTGCACTGCTCGGCAAACCATTCGATATAACTGGCACCGTAGTGAATCTCACCAACGGCTTCGCTCAGCGGCTTGCCCTGCTCGGCGGTCATAATTTTGGCCAAGTCTTCCGCGTTCTCTGTAATCAAAGCAAACCATTTTTTCAACACTGCCGAGCGCTGCTTGGCGGTATTCTTACGCCACTGTTTAAAAGCCTTGCTGGCACTGTCGATGGCCTGCTTCATCTGATCAGCATTCGCATTGGCCACAGCGGCAATGCACTCACCCGTTGCGGGATTAAGCACCTCAAAACGGCTGTCAGCCTCCAGCCATTGGCCATTAACATAGTTGTCGGTGCGAAATAGGCTGGCATCGTTAAGCTGAAGTGGATTGGTACTGGGCATCTTGTGGCCTCCTAAGCGGGTTTTCCATTATCAATATAAGCAGTAGATTAGCCGGTTTCAGCACCGATTACGACAACCCAATAGCGTTATATTGCCCTCTCAGCCACTAGCGAAAAGCCGCCAGCAATTCGGTGATATCACCGCTGTTATGTCCGCGATAAGCCATAAATCGTGCCCGTTTGGCGTAGTCTTTTTGATCGATGATTTTGCTGTCTCCAAACTTGCGCTGGTAGCAGTCGGCGGCAACGGCAAACCAGTCGATGCTGAGTTCAGACAACAGTTCTTCGAGTAAATGAGAGGCGAGCTTCTTTTGCCGTAATTCTTGCCGGATGCGAAACAGGCCATGACCACGATTGACCCGGCTATTGACAAAGCTTTCGGTAAAACGCTGATCGCTCTGCAGGCCATCCTCAATCAGCTGATCCAGCACGAGCTCCGCCAGTGCGGGCAATTCGAAGCGACGCTGCAGCTTGTCAGTGAGTTCACCGCGAGAGTATTCCCGCCGGGCCAGCAGGTTCATCGCCGCGAAGCGCATCTCCTTATATTTTTTCTTGCCCTCGTCATCGTCGACCGGCTGCTCATCCTGCTGACTGGACGCCCGCAGCGTCTGTTCTATCATCTGCTCAAGCTGCTGCTTGTTCAACGCTTGGGTGTTCACTTCATCTACCATATAGACCTCTGGCTATTTATGCTGACACAGGTCGATCCAACGACTCACAGCACTGCTCGGATGGCGACTTTTATGTAACAGAAAATAAAAGTGTCGACGCATGTCTCTATTATCAATATCCAAGGCCACCAAGTCACCCCTGCGCAGCGGATATTCTAGGGCAATCTCAGACAGGCAACCGATGCCCATGCCCGTCTCAACCGCCCGCTTAATCGCCTCATTATGGTTCAGCTCTAAGTAAATATTGAGCTTCGATTTCAGGCCGGACATTGCCCGATCAAAGGTCTGTCGAGCCCCGGAACTCGGTTCACGTAGTATCCAATTAGCCGCCAACAAATCGCCATCGGTCAACGCCTTCTGCTTTGCCAGAGGATGATGCTTGCTGCAAAACACCAGCATCCTATCCTCTCGCCAGGGCAGCACATCGATGTCGGGGTGATGAATTTCAGCCTCAACCAGTCCGACGTCGATATTAAAACGTAGCAGCTGGTCGACAATCTCCGGCGTGCTGGCCACGTTATATTGAGTCTTCGCTTGCGGGTACTGACTCTTATAGCGGGTCAGGTAGTCCACGGCTAAATAGTTACCAATGGTTAAACTGGCACCAATATTCAAATCGCCGGCCTGGTCCTGGCCCAAAAAGCCCTGATGTAACTCCGCCGCATGCGCAATCAACCCCTCAGCCTTGGGTCGCAATGTTCGGCCGGCGGCACTGAGTTTTAAGCTCTTGCCAATGCGCTCGAACAGGCTAATCCCA
It encodes:
- a CDS encoding FAD-binding protein, producing MSQQDWDYSVDVLIIGSGNGAMTTALCSHFNGITDVLLVEKADKFGGTSALSGGGIWVPNNRYAKEAGAEDSIADAKAYLTETIPDNIRRDDMIDVYLENAPKMVDLLHNNTQIRYDSLAKYPDYYSNAEGARNGHRSLEPTPFNVDAMEADLDDMLPGTICMFDRIHMSQQDAQILSNNSPGWRQLAFKKIFKHFTDIRWLLKHRRGREVACGVGGIAQLYIALKERDIPLWLNSPMTELIRDDHGKVVGAIVEKEGKPMRVQARRGLVLACGGFEHNQQMREQYLPSPTNTHWSAGTTSNTGDGINAGMAVGAQTSLMDNAWWCTTMHIPRVPYPFLSIVTKAQPGTIVVNKAGKRFSNESQNYMAFLKELFQQHSDDNPCAPCYMIFDSNFKKTYGAYPLMGPKWSIPKDYFSEGLVACGDTIEELAANAKLDVKTVCQTVSDFNGYAKTGKDLDFKRGDYAYDRYYGDPANKPNPCLGEIAKPPFYCLTLQAGDFGTQGGLTTNTDAQVLDQQGQAIGGLYATGNCSAAILPTYPGPGSTLGPAMTFGYLAAEHIAAAANSDTGNTEATIPQSA
- a CDS encoding NAD-dependent succinate-semialdehyde dehydrogenase, producing MPSTNPLQLNDASLFRTDNYVNGQWLEADSRFEVLNPATGECIAAVANANADQMKQAIDSASKAFKQWRKNTAKQRSAVLKKWFALITENAEDLAKIMTAEQGKPLSEAVGEIHYGASYIEWFAEQCKRDYGDTIPTGDNSRRMQTIKTPVGVVGCVTPWNFPSAMITRKAAPALAAGCTVVIKPAAETPLSALALCVLAERAGIPAGAINVVVGTDSEALGVELTTDPAVAKFTFTGSTRVGKLLMAQCASTVKKVSMELGGNAPFIVFDDADIDQAVAGCIATKFRNAGQTCVCTNRIFVHHSIADIFTTKLQQQIEALTVGSGTDEVLMGPLYSDKAVANMDRLIADGVANGATVVTGGQRHALGQCFYQPTLMTGVTDTMHLGREEIFGPIAAVQTFTSDDEVIERANDTEYGLAAYYFTANVGRVFRLAEELEYGMVIANTGVFSSEVAPFGGVKQSGIGREGGHQGIEDFYDVKYHCIGLD
- a CDS encoding regulatory protein RecX; protein product: MVDEVNTQALNKQQLEQMIEQTLRASSQQDEQPVDDDEGKKKYKEMRFAAMNLLARREYSRGELTDKLQRRFELPALAELVLDQLIEDGLQSDQRFTESFVNSRVNRGHGLFRIRQELRQKKLASHLLEELLSELSIDWFAVAADCYQRKFGDSKIIDQKDYAKRARFMAYRGHNSGDITELLAAFR
- a CDS encoding LysR substrate-binding domain-containing protein, translated to MRFTLRQLEIFLAIAEQENISRAAMALHMSQSAASAALQQLEQNYGISLFERIGKSLKLSAAGRTLRPKAEGLIAHAAELHQGFLGQDQAGDLNIGASLTIGNYLAVDYLTRYKSQYPQAKTQYNVASTPEIVDQLLRFNIDVGLVEAEIHHPDIDVLPWREDRMLVFCSKHHPLAKQKALTDGDLLAANWILREPSSGARQTFDRAMSGLKSKLNIYLELNHNEAIKRAVETGMGIGCLSEIALEYPLRRGDLVALDIDNRDMRRHFYFLLHKSRHPSSAVSRWIDLCQHK